One genomic window of Sodaliphilus pleomorphus includes the following:
- a CDS encoding leucine-rich repeat domain-containing protein — protein MKNSLLLITLGLFASVGFSQTTTINVTSPGTLATLVGDQKNVITDLTVTGSLNGDDIIVLREMAGITKSGAPSQGKMSNLDMSGASIVPGGAAYMYDYSTYAQFYTKQDTLNTNTFFNCPALQTVTLPASLKAVEKRVFSVCGNLKSINVPASNTSLKSIDGVLYSTVDRKLLRYPTAHLGETFTIPGDVEIVGYEAFADCLNLLSIVVPEGVTTIEGVAFTFCKKIAAMDIPASVTSIASSAFNYCTGLTDVNVAEGNTVYKSENGVLFNKAMTEILRFPMARSGAYVIPSTVTTVGEYAFDMSSKVTSITMPENLEKIGKYGFYSCSKVTEIHLPNTVNFIGNGAFGFCSALKVLELPDALTEIGDWCFSGCKALPNVVLPATLVKYGEGAFSDCYALTSIAVPEGTTVIPASFCSGSKALANVSLPSTVTNIGQYAFFSCSGMKTLYCYAVQPPQCGFFPFYYVDKAACTLYVPKASVDAYKADNVFKEFNIIEGIEPSGIVGPQVDEVVPVAVYTLDGRVAPANYSGVVIQVMSNGTTRKVLVK, from the coding sequence ATGAAAAATTCTTTACTCCTCATCACGTTGGGACTGTTTGCCAGTGTTGGCTTCAGTCAGACGACAACCATCAATGTAACCTCCCCGGGAACTCTTGCAACCCTTGTTGGAGATCAAAAGAATGTAATCACTGATTTGACCGTTACCGGTTCTCTCAATGGCGATGATATCATCGTCTTGCGTGAAATGGCTGGTATCACCAAGAGTGGAGCCCCTTCACAGGGGAAGATGTCAAACTTGGATATGTCGGGAGCCTCAATCGTGCCCGGTGGAGCTGCCTACATGTATGACTATTCTACTTACGCCCAGTTCTACACCAAGCAGGACACGCTCAACACCAACACCTTCTTCAACTGCCCTGCATTGCAGACGGTGACCCTCCCCGCCTCATTGAAGGCTGTGGAAAAGAGGGTATTTAGCGTGTGCGGCAATCTCAAGAGCATCAACGTGCCTGCCTCCAACACCTCATTGAAGTCAATTGACGGCGTGTTGTACTCTACTGTCGATAGAAAGTTGCTGCGTTATCCCACGGCACACCTGGGCGAAACATTTACCATTCCAGGCGATGTGGAAATTGTGGGCTATGAAGCCTTTGCCGATTGTCTCAACCTGCTCTCGATTGTAGTGCCTGAAGGTGTTACCACGATTGAAGGCGTTGCTTTCACTTTCTGCAAGAAAATCGCTGCTATGGATATTCCGGCATCGGTAACTTCCATTGCCTCAAGCGCATTCAACTATTGTACGGGTTTGACCGATGTTAATGTCGCTGAAGGCAACACCGTTTATAAGTCGGAGAATGGTGTTCTTTTCAATAAGGCAATGACCGAAATCCTGCGCTTCCCCATGGCGCGTTCAGGTGCCTATGTGATTCCTTCGACAGTGACCACAGTGGGAGAGTATGCCTTTGACATGAGCAGTAAGGTCACTTCTATCACTATGCCCGAAAACCTTGAGAAAATTGGGAAATATGGTTTCTATAGCTGTTCAAAGGTCACCGAAATTCATTTGCCCAACACCGTCAATTTCATTGGCAATGGAGCATTTGGATTTTGTTCTGCTCTCAAGGTGTTGGAGTTACCCGACGCTCTTACTGAAATAGGCGACTGGTGCTTCTCTGGTTGCAAGGCCTTGCCAAACGTCGTTTTGCCGGCCACTCTCGTTAAGTACGGCGAGGGGGCTTTCTCCGATTGCTATGCACTCACTTCCATTGCAGTTCCCGAAGGGACAACGGTAATTCCTGCCAGTTTCTGTTCAGGCAGCAAGGCGCTGGCCAATGTGAGCCTGCCTTCTACTGTTACCAACATTGGGCAATATGCCTTCTTCAGCTGCTCCGGCATGAAGACGCTCTACTGCTATGCCGTTCAACCTCCCCAGTGCGGTTTCTTCCCATTCTACTATGTAGACAAGGCCGCTTGCACGCTCTATGTCCCTAAAGCCTCGGTCGATGCCTATAAGGCCGACAACGTGTTCAAGGAGTTCAATATCATTGAGGGCATTGAGCCTTCGGGCATTGTGGGTCCACAGGTTGATGAAGTCGTTCCCGTTGCAGTCTATACCCTCGATGGTCGAGTAGCTCCAGCCAACTATTCAGGCGTTGTTATTCAAGTGATGTCCAACGGAACTACGAGAAAAGTCTTAGTGAAGTAA
- a CDS encoding choice-of-anchor J domain-containing protein: MKLYHIFALVATCACVWVPVPLKGQLRTPAQGATPQEKVSRVKPIKVNRLPAGTDSVYALPYMENFDDKAAFEQFTVVNSNNDDCTWIYDTRLQAARYSNSATLPADDWLMTPALKLDKAHAYTLKFKYRAGFWNYTEAFEVGVGAGTDIGLFKNIVPRIETAVDSYQWNETEFNVDEDGNYRIGVHAVSKADQYYLFIDEISVVEKAVLAAPAAATSIDVTPGAQGALTAQVAFKAPEQAYDGTPLESLTKVELYRGEQLLTTFSNPAPGEQLSYTDSSPAQGTNHYAVVGYNAAGKGQVAVKSAYVGIDIPAAPQHIMLGEAAQGVSLSWQAPAEGVHHGYYDASTLKYNIYSQEGEIIVKNTGQTTYTDDKVVLTGPQSLLYYGVSALTSSGESPIAPSNALVVGDAYTLPFHESFALGEPLPEHFFWAEQSGENGYVFSKTHSYDDEYGCLEFLPKNEGDKASFNTGKIDISSAENPAVMFTFFGYPGHPIKLKVVATSPQRTDTLATFDYTKIGDVKEWKKNVLLLDKFKTDDYVVLKFLAESNDLAIPVYIDDINVIDYFEYNVKAELRIFAEGKVGQESMIGVKLTNMGSQPTTDMTVALYVEGEKVDEHECSDLPVNLNSMQFLYYAPKLTDPDTIHVYAVVSYAKDQDLNDNTTFVGKMYIRHPIYPRVGDLAGNVTGKGNVHLWWTAPTGIEGGEKTESFESYEPWIIDNIGFWTVVDADRGSTYGISAVEFKHETEPMAFMTFNPKALGIDVESVPQFKPATGDQYLVAMSAISSTAQSGHNDDWLISPLLTGEAQTVSFLAKNLDISYPEKFEVLYSTTDKDIGNFIVLKTVEDPLSEWTQIQTDLPQGALYFAIRSIATDSYALMIDDIDYQAAPLNIIGYNVYMDKEKVGRTGGATTFDKSDIAFGVHDFRVSTLYSVGESALSNVVSLDVSTSGVEQPTAAPASVMVGERVISMKAPTGTCAFIYTVDGRVFYSGCLTSPSLDVTVPSGVYIVRLGDQLIKKVIVN, encoded by the coding sequence ATGAAATTATATCACATTTTTGCCCTGGTCGCAACTTGTGCTTGTGTGTGGGTGCCTGTGCCTTTGAAAGGCCAACTGCGCACCCCGGCACAGGGGGCTACCCCGCAAGAGAAAGTCTCAAGGGTGAAACCCATCAAGGTCAATCGTTTACCTGCCGGAACCGATTCGGTCTACGCATTGCCCTACATGGAAAATTTCGACGACAAGGCGGCCTTTGAGCAGTTCACCGTTGTGAATAGCAATAATGACGACTGCACTTGGATCTACGACACACGTCTGCAAGCGGCGCGGTACAGTAATAGTGCCACGCTTCCTGCCGATGACTGGCTCATGACGCCGGCACTCAAGCTGGACAAGGCTCATGCCTATACTCTCAAGTTCAAGTATCGCGCTGGTTTCTGGAACTATACCGAGGCCTTTGAAGTGGGCGTAGGGGCTGGAACCGACATTGGCCTGTTCAAGAATATTGTGCCCCGCATCGAGACTGCGGTCGATTCTTATCAATGGAACGAAACCGAGTTCAATGTGGACGAAGACGGTAACTATCGCATTGGGGTTCATGCCGTGAGCAAGGCGGACCAGTATTACCTCTTCATCGATGAGATTTCGGTCGTGGAAAAAGCTGTACTTGCCGCCCCTGCTGCTGCAACCAGTATCGATGTGACACCTGGTGCGCAAGGCGCTTTGACTGCTCAAGTGGCTTTCAAGGCTCCTGAACAGGCCTATGACGGAACACCTCTTGAATCACTCACCAAGGTGGAACTTTACCGGGGTGAACAGCTCTTGACCACCTTTTCCAATCCTGCTCCGGGAGAACAGCTCAGCTACACCGACAGCAGTCCCGCGCAAGGCACCAACCACTATGCCGTCGTGGGCTACAATGCAGCCGGCAAGGGGCAGGTGGCTGTGAAGAGTGCCTATGTGGGCATCGACATTCCTGCCGCACCGCAACACATCATGTTGGGTGAAGCTGCACAGGGTGTCAGCCTTTCATGGCAGGCTCCTGCTGAGGGTGTGCATCATGGATACTATGACGCATCGACGTTGAAATATAACATTTACAGTCAAGAGGGAGAAATCATCGTAAAGAATACAGGCCAAACCACTTATACCGATGACAAGGTGGTTTTGACCGGCCCGCAGTCGTTGCTGTATTACGGTGTGTCGGCTCTCACCTCTAGCGGTGAAAGCCCCATCGCCCCTTCCAATGCCCTTGTAGTGGGCGATGCCTACACCTTGCCTTTCCACGAGTCGTTTGCTTTGGGCGAACCGTTGCCCGAACATTTCTTCTGGGCTGAGCAGAGTGGCGAGAATGGCTATGTATTCTCCAAGACGCACAGTTATGATGACGAGTATGGCTGTCTTGAGTTCCTTCCCAAGAACGAGGGCGACAAGGCTTCTTTCAACACGGGTAAAATTGACATTAGCAGTGCTGAAAACCCAGCTGTCATGTTCACCTTCTTTGGTTACCCCGGTCACCCCATCAAGTTGAAGGTGGTGGCTACTTCGCCGCAGCGCACCGATACTCTTGCCACCTTTGACTACACAAAGATAGGTGACGTAAAAGAATGGAAAAAGAACGTGCTTTTGCTCGACAAGTTCAAGACCGATGACTATGTAGTATTGAAATTCCTGGCCGAGAGCAACGACCTGGCTATCCCGGTTTATATCGACGACATCAATGTGATTGACTACTTTGAATACAACGTTAAGGCCGAGTTGCGCATCTTTGCCGAGGGCAAGGTGGGGCAGGAGTCTATGATTGGCGTGAAACTCACCAACATGGGCAGCCAGCCCACAACCGACATGACCGTTGCCCTCTATGTCGAGGGAGAAAAGGTAGATGAGCATGAATGCTCTGACTTGCCGGTGAACCTCAATAGCATGCAGTTTCTCTACTATGCCCCCAAACTCACCGACCCCGACACTATTCATGTATATGCGGTAGTCTCCTATGCCAAGGATCAGGATTTGAACGATAACACGACCTTTGTGGGCAAGATGTATATCCGGCACCCCATTTATCCTCGTGTGGGTGATTTGGCCGGTAATGTGACCGGCAAGGGAAATGTTCACCTGTGGTGGACTGCACCCACTGGAATTGAGGGCGGTGAAAAGACCGAGAGCTTTGAGAGCTATGAGCCCTGGATTATCGACAACATTGGATTCTGGACGGTTGTCGATGCCGATCGGGGTTCTACCTACGGCATTTCGGCTGTTGAATTTAAGCATGAAACCGAACCCATGGCCTTCATGACCTTCAACCCCAAAGCCTTAGGAATTGATGTGGAAAGTGTTCCACAGTTCAAGCCCGCCACAGGCGATCAATACCTGGTTGCGATGTCGGCCATCTCCTCGACTGCTCAAAGTGGTCACAACGATGACTGGCTCATCTCGCCACTGCTCACAGGCGAAGCCCAGACCGTATCGTTCTTGGCCAAAAATCTTGATATCTCTTATCCCGAAAAATTTGAAGTGCTCTACTCAACTACCGATAAGGATATTGGAAATTTCATTGTTTTAAAGACGGTTGAAGACCCGTTGAGCGAATGGACTCAAATCCAGACCGATCTTCCTCAAGGGGCATTGTATTTTGCAATTCGTTCTATTGCCACCGATAGCTATGCCCTCATGATTGATGATATCGACTACCAGGCCGCACCCTTGAACATCATTGGCTACAATGTGTATATGGATAAGGAGAAGGTGGGACGCACTGGCGGTGCCACAACCTTCGACAAGTCCGATATTGCGTTTGGAGTGCATGACTTCCGGGTTTCTACCCTTTACTCTGTGGGCGAGTCGGCTCTATCCAATGTCGTTTCTCTCGATGTCTCAACTTCGGGTGTTGAACAGCCCACAGCTGCTCCTGCATCGGTCATGGTGGGTGAGAGGGTGATTTCCATGAAAGCCCCCACTGGAACTTGCGCCTTCATCTACACCGTCGATGGACGTGTATTCTATTCGGGCTGCCTCACGAGCCCAAGCCTCGATGTAACTGTGCCTTCGGGCGTATATATCGTGCGACTGGGTGACCAGCTCATCAAGAAGGTAATTGTAAACTAA
- the rfbC gene encoding dTDP-4-dehydrorhamnose 3,5-epimerase, whose amino-acid sequence MEFIEQYIKGVWVIKPNRFGDARGYFSEVFKKEEFQAHVGPVEFVQDNESFSSHGVLRGLHFQRGEFSQAKLVRVSRGAVLDVAVDLRGGSPTYGRHVAVELTAHEGTQLFIPRGFAHGFVVLSDEAQFQYKVDNVYAPHSEATLRFDDPELHIDWRIPQDQMLLSPKDKCGMSLKDVKPF is encoded by the coding sequence ATGGAATTTATTGAGCAATATATTAAAGGTGTGTGGGTGATCAAGCCCAATCGTTTCGGCGATGCCCGCGGCTACTTCAGCGAGGTGTTCAAGAAAGAAGAGTTCCAGGCCCACGTGGGCCCGGTGGAGTTTGTGCAAGACAATGAGTCGTTCTCGAGCCACGGCGTGCTGCGAGGCCTTCATTTCCAGCGAGGGGAATTCTCTCAAGCCAAACTCGTGCGCGTGTCGCGCGGTGCCGTGCTCGACGTGGCCGTCGACCTGCGTGGCGGCAGCCCCACCTACGGCCGTCATGTGGCCGTCGAGCTCACGGCCCACGAGGGCACGCAGCTGTTCATTCCCCGCGGCTTTGCCCACGGCTTTGTGGTGCTGAGCGACGAGGCCCAGTTCCAGTACAAGGTCGACAACGTGTATGCCCCTCACAGCGAGGCCACCTTGCGCTTCGACGACCCTGAGCTGCACATCGACTGGCGCATCCCGCAAGACCAAATGCTCCTCAGTCCCAAGGACAAGTGTGGCATGAGTCTAAAAGATGTTAAACCTTTTTAA
- the rpsL gene encoding 30S ribosomal protein S12, protein MPTISQLVRKGRTTLEYTSKSPALDSCPQRRGVCVRVYTTTPKKPNSAMRKVARVRLTNGKEVNSYIPGEGHNLQEHSIVMVRGGRVKDLPGVRYHIVRGTLDTAGVAGRTQRRSKYGAKRPKAAKK, encoded by the coding sequence ATGCCTACAATTTCGCAATTAGTAAGAAAAGGCCGTACAACTCTGGAATACACCAGCAAGTCGCCAGCTTTGGACTCTTGCCCACAGCGTCGTGGCGTGTGCGTGCGTGTTTACACCACCACTCCCAAGAAGCCAAACTCGGCAATGCGCAAGGTTGCACGTGTGAGATTAACTAATGGTAAGGAGGTGAACTCCTACATCCCTGGCGAGGGTCACAACCTGCAAGAGCACTCTATCGTGATGGTGCGCGGCGGTCGTGTCAAGGACCTTCCCGGTGTGCGTTACCACATCGTGCGCGGCACGCTCGATACAGCAGGCGTGGCCGGCCGCACACAGCGCCGCTCCAAGTACGGAGCCAAGCGTCCCAAGGCTGCCAAGAAGTAA
- the rpsG gene encoding 30S ribosomal protein S7, which translates to MRKAKPKKRIILPDPKFGDVRVSKFVNHLMYDGKKNTSYTIFYTALDIVGQKMAKEEKTPLEIWKSALEKVTPQVEVKSRRVGGATFQVPTEIRPDRKESISMKNLINFARKRGGKTMADKLASEIMDAYNEQGGAFKRKEDMHRMAEANRAFAHFRF; encoded by the coding sequence ATGAGAAAGGCAAAGCCCAAAAAAAGGATCATTCTGCCCGATCCTAAATTCGGTGATGTGCGCGTGTCAAAATTCGTGAATCACCTCATGTATGACGGCAAGAAGAATACCTCATACACGATTTTCTACACTGCCCTCGATATCGTGGGCCAGAAAATGGCTAAAGAAGAGAAAACCCCGCTCGAGATTTGGAAAAGTGCCCTCGAGAAGGTGACTCCACAAGTAGAAGTGAAATCGCGTCGCGTGGGCGGTGCAACCTTCCAGGTGCCTACCGAAATTCGCCCCGACCGCAAGGAGTCGATATCAATGAAAAATCTTATCAATTTCGCACGTAAACGTGGCGGCAAGACCATGGCCGACAAACTCGCCTCCGAAATCATGGACGCCTACAATGAGCAAGGCGGCGCATTCAAGCGCAAAGAGGACATGCACCGCATGGCCGAGGCTAACCGTGCATTTGCACATTTCAGATTTTAA